The DNA segment GCCCTGGTGGGCGAGTCCGGCTGCGGCAAGTCCACCACCGGCCGCTCGCTGCTGCGCCTGGTGGAGAGCCAGAGCGGTGCCATCGAGTTCGGCGGCCGCAACATCCTCGACCTGCCCACGTCCGAGGTGCAGGCCCTGCGCCGCGACATCCAGTTCATCTTCCAGGATCCGTTCGCGTCGCTCGACCCGCGCCTCACGGTGGGCTTCTCGATCATGGAGCCGCTGCTGGTGCACAAGATCGGCACCCGCGAAGAGGCCCAGGCCCGCGTGGACTGGCTCATGGAGAAGGTGGGACTGCCGCGCGAGCATGCGCAGCGCTACCCGCACGAGTTCTCCGGCGGCCAGCGCCAGCGCATCGCCATCGCACGCGCCCTGGCGCTCAACCCCAAGGTGGTGGTGGCCGACGAATCCGTCTCGGCGCTCGACGTCTCCATCCAGGCGCAGATCGTCAACCTGATGCTGGACCTGCAGCGCGAGCTCGGCGTGGCCTTCCTCTTCATCTCGCACGACATGGCGGTGGTGGAGCGCATCAGCCACCGCGTGGCGGTGATGTTCCTCGGCCAGATCGTGGAGATCGGCCCGCGCCGGGCGATCTTCGAGAACCCGCAGCACGCCTACACGAAGAAGCTCATGGCTGCCGTGCCCATCGCCGATCCGGCGCGCCGCCATCTCAAGCGGGCGCTGCTGGACGGCGATATTCCCAGCCCCATCCGCGCCATCGGCGACGAGCCCGCGGTGCAGCCGCTGGTGGAAGTGGGGCCGGGGCATTTCGTCGCGCGCCACTCCATCGCCAACCTGTACTGATGTTCCTTTCCCAACCGGAGTCCACCATGAAGAAGACCCCCGCTTCCCGCCGCGTCGCCGCCAGCCTGCTGGCACTGGCCGCCCTGTCCGCCACCGGCTCGGCGCTGGCCGCCGGCAATGCCGTGCTGGCCATCTACCAGCAGCCCGAAACGCTGGATCCGTACAACACCAACACGACCATCACCACGGCCGTCACCAAGAGCTTCTACGAAGGCCTGTTCGCTTTCGACAAGGACATGAAGCTCAAGAACGTACTGGCCGAGAGCTACGAAGTCTCCAAGGACGGCCTGGTGTACACCTTCAAGCTGCGTTCGGGCGTGAAGTTCCACGACGGCACCGACTTCAATGCCGCCGCTGCCAAGGCCAACCTGGACCGCGTGATGGATCCGGCCAACCGCCTGCTGCGCGCCAACCAGTTCAACCGCGTGGCCAAGGTCGAGGCCGTGAACCCGCAGACCCTGCGCATCACGCTCAAGGAGCCCTTCGGCCCCTTCATCAACGCGCTGGGCCACGCCTCCGCCGCGATGATCTCCCCCGCCGCACTCGCCAAGTGGGGCAACAAGGACATCGCCTTCCACCCCGTGGGCACGGGCCCGTTCGAATTCGTCGAGTGGAAGCAGACCGAAGCCATCGTCGGCAAGAAGTTCGCCAACTACTGGAAGAAGGGCTACCCCAAGGTCGACCAGGTGACCTGGAAGCCGGTGACCGAGAACAACACCCGCGCCGCCATGCTGCAGACGGGCGAGGCCGACTTCGCCTTCACGCTGCCCTATGAGCAGGTCGCCACGCTCAAGAAGAGCGACAAGGTGGATGTGGTGACGGCACCCTCCATCATCCAGCGCTTCCTGACGTTCAACATGCTGCAGAAGCCCTTCGACAACCTGAAGGTGCGCGAGGCCATCGGCTACGCCATCAACAAGGAGGCGCTGTCCAAGGTGGCCTTCAATGGCTACGCTTTCCCGGCCCAGGGCTTCGTGCCGCAGGGCGTGGAGTACGCCGTGAAGATGCAGCCGATTCCCTACAACGTCGCCAAGGCCAAGGAACTGCTCAAGGAAGCCGGCTACCCCAACGGCTTCGAGACCACGCTGTGGAGCGGCTACAACAACACCACCAGCCAGAAGGTGATCCAGTTCCTGCAGCAGCAGCTGCAGCAGGTGGGCATCAAGGTGTCGGTGGAGGCGCTGGAGCCCGGCAAGCGGGCGGAGCTGGTCGATGCCTGGCCCGATCCGAAGACCGCCAAGGCGCGCCTCTACTACATCGGCTGGTCGTCCTCCACCGGCGAGGCCGACTGGGCGCTGCGCCCGCTGTTCTCGACCGAATCGTGGGCACCGAAGCTGGCCAACTACGCCTT comes from the Paracidovorax avenae ATCC 19860 genome and includes:
- the gsiB gene encoding glutathione ABC transporter substrate-binding protein GsiB, coding for MKKTPASRRVAASLLALAALSATGSALAAGNAVLAIYQQPETLDPYNTNTTITTAVTKSFYEGLFAFDKDMKLKNVLAESYEVSKDGLVYTFKLRSGVKFHDGTDFNAAAAKANLDRVMDPANRLLRANQFNRVAKVEAVNPQTLRITLKEPFGPFINALGHASAAMISPAALAKWGNKDIAFHPVGTGPFEFVEWKQTEAIVGKKFANYWKKGYPKVDQVTWKPVTENNTRAAMLQTGEADFAFTLPYEQVATLKKSDKVDVVTAPSIIQRFLTFNMLQKPFDNLKVREAIGYAINKEALSKVAFNGYAFPAQGFVPQGVEYAVKMQPIPYNVAKAKELLKEAGYPNGFETTLWSGYNNTTSQKVIQFLQQQLQQVGIKVSVEALEPGKRAELVDAWPDPKTAKARLYYIGWSSSTGEADWALRPLFSTESWAPKLANYAFYSNPVVDDSIAKALLTTDGGERAALYKAAQEQIAKDLPRIPLVTEEVLYAHAKRLSGVYVMPDGNINSDEISLK